A genomic region of Chionomys nivalis chromosome 12, mChiNiv1.1, whole genome shotgun sequence contains the following coding sequences:
- the Chchd1 gene encoding coiled-coil-helix-coiled-coil-helix domain-containing protein 1: MATPSLRGRLARFANPGKPVLKPNKPLILANSVGNRRREKGEATCITEMSMMMACWKQNEFRDEACRKEIQDFFDCSSKAQEARKMRSIHETLEQSESLPPHKMTKLLQRFPNKSHLS, translated from the exons ATGGCGACTCCCAGTTTGCGCGGCCGCTTGGCGCGGTTTGCGAACCCAGGGAAACCTGTCCTGAAACCCAACAAGCCTCTTATCCTAGCTAACTCTGTCGGGAACAGACGCCGAGAGAAGGGCG AGGCGACCTGTATCACGGAGATGTCGATGATGATGGCTTGCTGGAAGCAGAATGAATTTCGCGACGAGGCGTGCAGAAAAGAGATCCAGGACTTCTTCGATTGTTCTTCCAAAGCTCAG GAAGCCAGGAAGATGAGGTCAATCCATGAGACTCTGGAGCAGTCTGAGAGTTTACCTCCCCACAAAATGACCAAGTTATTACAGAGATTTCCCAACAAATCTCACCTCAGCTGA